One region of Kytococcus sedentarius DSM 20547 genomic DNA includes:
- a CDS encoding PucR family transcriptional regulator codes for MSDINLAALTAHPSAGAFTVAADAGAQWAAVHAVTDVADLWETVLENPARVLVVVLAGGPGSDWERDALVRRVADAGYRGLALPAGRTDTHTGDLARRLGVTLLRVEEPVEFLRACWQLCQAGDSLTLQHVRKSVQATQYRAAHLSDLLRHLSAGLGHSLAVVRADEVVAQVGDPVPPAVVARRPERWLSARCEGDVGAVSLPLQGARHGWRLIVHGRGWSEGQLHAVATAAEVALPAVAARILLDDAENVGDAARASTLLTAVIDADGEVDPALEERLVAQKWRLAGPLRAVHVVARERTDPVGMLRLVLGEVGAAQAVNGALHGDGVTCWVQAPPGEDPVPLLRDAHRRIRSQMRCSTGVGSVGEGPAGLVASIHQACDAARLAADRASAEWFMALDGTSPAQLLRAWTQPDTFVDTARQALAELTADELLTLAAYLDQESSVAGTAAALGVHRNTILPRLRRIEERLGASLTDADTRLALHLATRVSTSGEG; via the coding sequence GTGAGCGACATCAACCTCGCCGCGCTGACGGCCCACCCCTCGGCCGGCGCGTTCACCGTGGCCGCTGATGCGGGGGCGCAGTGGGCGGCGGTCCACGCGGTCACCGACGTCGCGGACCTGTGGGAGACCGTGCTCGAGAACCCGGCGCGCGTGCTGGTCGTCGTGCTTGCCGGCGGGCCGGGCAGCGACTGGGAGCGCGACGCGCTGGTGCGGCGGGTGGCCGATGCCGGCTACCGGGGGCTGGCGCTGCCGGCCGGGCGCACTGACACCCACACCGGCGACCTCGCGCGGCGTCTCGGGGTCACGCTGCTGCGCGTGGAGGAGCCGGTGGAGTTCCTGCGGGCCTGCTGGCAGCTGTGCCAGGCGGGGGACTCGCTGACGCTGCAGCACGTGCGCAAGTCCGTGCAGGCGACGCAGTACCGGGCGGCGCACCTCAGCGACCTGCTGCGGCACCTCTCGGCGGGGCTGGGGCACTCGCTGGCGGTCGTGCGGGCCGACGAGGTGGTCGCGCAGGTGGGGGATCCGGTGCCGCCGGCCGTGGTGGCGCGCCGGCCGGAGCGCTGGCTCAGCGCGCGGTGCGAGGGAGACGTGGGGGCGGTGTCCCTGCCACTGCAGGGGGCGCGGCACGGGTGGCGGCTCATCGTGCACGGCCGCGGCTGGAGCGAGGGGCAGCTGCACGCGGTCGCCACAGCCGCCGAGGTCGCCCTGCCCGCCGTGGCTGCGCGCATCCTGCTGGACGACGCCGAGAACGTCGGCGACGCCGCTCGCGCGAGCACGCTGCTGACGGCCGTCATCGATGCGGATGGTGAGGTGGACCCCGCGCTGGAGGAGCGACTGGTGGCGCAGAAGTGGCGGTTGGCCGGGCCGCTGCGGGCTGTGCACGTGGTGGCCCGGGAGCGCACCGACCCGGTGGGGATGCTGCGGCTGGTGCTCGGGGAGGTCGGTGCGGCGCAGGCGGTGAACGGGGCGCTGCACGGTGACGGTGTGACCTGCTGGGTGCAGGCGCCCCCCGGGGAGGACCCGGTGCCGCTGCTGCGGGACGCGCACCGACGCATCCGCAGCCAGATGAGGTGCTCGACCGGGGTGGGCTCGGTGGGTGAGGGGCCGGCCGGGCTGGTGGCGAGCATCCACCAGGCCTGCGATGCCGCCCGGCTGGCCGCCGACCGCGCCTCGGCCGAGTGGTTCATGGCCCTGGACGGCACGAGCCCGGCGCAGCTGCTGCGGGCGTGGACGCAGCCCGACACGTTCGTGGACACGGCCCGGCAGGCGCTGGCGGAGCTCACGGCGGACGAGCTGCTGACCCTGGCGGCCTACCTGGACCAGGAGTCGTCGGTGGCCGGCACCGCCGCGGCGCTCGGGGTGCACCG
- a CDS encoding DUF917 domain-containing protein — protein MQRWLGQDDLDDYLTGCHVLGGGGGGSPWFLRPALLGRSWPVTVRGLDELPAETVCVAVGMGGSTMVMTERLPPLRPFDGVIAAIEHWTRKPAEAVCTAEIGGLNGGSALLAGEGLALLDADLMGRALPDVDQFGPLVDGVPGVVLACATGGEGVMTVTDARPEDAEFLLRHAFECAGGWAAMAIGGLTVGDLREHAVPGSVSRALELGRAGRRVFEAGDDPRALAEGLGGELIGTGRVHAVAHEAGSRRATVTIDTDAGEVLRVIAASEYLVAQVDGRVVAQAPDVIALAAHPSWEVLAPDAVSRGQTVVVMRLPAPEFWRRADRAHAVGSARYRLGLAGGAA, from the coding sequence GTGCAGCGCTGGCTCGGTCAGGACGACCTCGACGACTACCTCACCGGGTGCCACGTTCTCGGCGGCGGCGGTGGGGGGTCGCCGTGGTTCCTGCGCCCCGCGCTGCTGGGGCGCAGCTGGCCGGTGACCGTGCGCGGGCTGGACGAGCTGCCCGCGGAGACGGTCTGCGTGGCGGTTGGGATGGGCGGTTCGACGATGGTCATGACCGAGCGCCTACCTCCGCTTCGACCGTTCGACGGGGTGATCGCTGCCATCGAGCACTGGACCCGGAAGCCCGCTGAGGCCGTCTGCACGGCGGAGATCGGCGGGCTGAACGGCGGCTCCGCGCTGCTCGCCGGCGAGGGTCTGGCTCTCCTGGACGCCGACCTCATGGGCCGGGCGCTGCCCGACGTGGACCAGTTCGGCCCGCTCGTCGACGGGGTGCCCGGGGTCGTGCTCGCCTGCGCGACCGGGGGCGAGGGCGTCATGACCGTCACCGACGCCCGACCGGAGGACGCCGAGTTCCTCCTGCGCCACGCGTTCGAGTGCGCGGGGGGCTGGGCGGCGATGGCGATCGGGGGGCTCACCGTGGGCGACCTGCGCGAGCACGCGGTGCCCGGGTCGGTGAGCCGCGCGCTCGAGCTGGGTCGTGCCGGGCGCCGGGTCTTCGAGGCGGGCGACGACCCGCGGGCGCTCGCCGAGGGGCTCGGGGGCGAGCTCATCGGCACCGGGCGGGTGCACGCCGTCGCGCACGAGGCCGGCTCGCGGCGGGCGACGGTCACCATCGACACCGATGCGGGGGAGGTGCTGCGGGTGATCGCCGCCTCGGAGTACCTCGTGGCCCAGGTGGACGGCCGGGTGGTCGCGCAGGCGCCTGACGTCATCGCGCTGGCGGCCCACCCGTCGTGGGAGGTGCTCGCCCCGGATGCGGTGAGCCGCGGGCAGACGGTGGTCGTGATGCGGCTCCCCGCGCCGGAGTTCTGGCGTCGGGCGGACCGGGCCCACGCAGTTGGGTCGGCGCGCTACCGCCTCGGCCTGGCGGGTGGTGCGGCGTGA
- a CDS encoding DUF917 domain-containing protein, which translates to MSWTLTAADLPDLARGATLLGTGGGGDPYIGRLLVERVIGPEGIEVLDPDDLADDLFVIPTAQMGAPTVMLEKIPAGTEPLAALRALEQHLGRKAEATMPIECGGINSMIPLIVAAETGLPVVDADGMGRAFPELSMETFAVYGVHGSPLALAGERGETVLIDTGDDDRQMESFARAVTIRLGGVGHIAEYAMTGAEVRRTAVPRTLSMALALGRAIRLAREGKTDPFEAVERTLATTLYSHVREIFSGKVTDVERRTTEGFARGVARISSVDGSRDLTVRFQNENLTAELDGEVVAIVPDLICILEADTAEPITTEGLRYGQRVRVLGISTPDLMRTPEALDAFGPAAFGLDHPFVPVEDRLPQRSA; encoded by the coding sequence ATGAGCTGGACCCTGACTGCAGCCGACCTGCCCGACCTCGCCCGCGGCGCCACGCTGCTCGGCACGGGCGGCGGCGGTGACCCGTACATCGGCCGCCTGCTCGTGGAGCGCGTCATCGGGCCCGAGGGCATCGAGGTGCTCGACCCCGACGACCTCGCCGACGACCTGTTCGTCATCCCCACCGCACAGATGGGGGCGCCGACGGTGATGCTCGAGAAGATCCCCGCCGGCACCGAGCCGCTGGCTGCGCTGCGGGCTCTCGAGCAACACCTGGGCCGCAAGGCCGAGGCGACAATGCCGATCGAGTGCGGCGGCATCAATTCGATGATCCCGCTCATCGTCGCCGCGGAGACCGGGCTGCCGGTCGTCGACGCCGACGGCATGGGCCGGGCGTTCCCGGAGCTCTCGATGGAGACCTTCGCCGTCTACGGCGTGCACGGCTCGCCGCTGGCCCTGGCCGGGGAGCGCGGCGAGACGGTGCTCATCGACACCGGCGACGACGACCGCCAGATGGAGTCCTTCGCGCGAGCGGTGACCATCCGCCTCGGCGGGGTCGGCCACATCGCCGAGTACGCGATGACCGGGGCGGAAGTCCGCCGGACCGCCGTGCCGCGCACGCTCTCGATGGCGCTCGCGCTGGGCCGGGCGATCCGTCTCGCGCGCGAGGGCAAGACAGACCCCTTCGAGGCGGTGGAGCGCACCCTGGCCACGACGCTCTACAGCCACGTGCGGGAGATCTTCTCCGGCAAGGTGACCGACGTGGAGCGCCGCACCACCGAGGGCTTCGCCCGCGGCGTGGCGCGGATCAGCTCGGTGGACGGTTCACGGGACCTCACCGTGCGCTTCCAGAACGAGAACCTCACCGCCGAGCTGGATGGCGAGGTCGTGGCGATCGTGCCGGACCTCATCTGCATCCTCGAGGCGGACACGGCCGAGCCGATCACCACCGAGGGGCTGCGCTACGGCCAGCGGGTGCGGGTCCTGGGCATTTCGACCCCGGACCTCATGCGCACCCCGGAGGCGCTGGACGCCTTCGGCCCCGCGGCGTTCGGGCTGGACCACCCGTTCGTGCCCGTGGAGGACCGGCTGCCGCAGCGCTCCGCCTAG
- a CDS encoding DUF917 domain-containing protein has product MQITTDHVPDLARGAALLGTGGGGDPHIGALLARQALVEHGPIAVEPLGSIPNDALVLSVAMMGAPTVMVEKLPGLTEIVAPVRAVEKHLGRQVTHLLCAEVGGVNSTVPVAAAAALGLPLLDADGMGRAFPELQMVLPTLYGISASPIGFADEKGNSGVLDTVDNRWTERIARVACVEMGCSIMIATFAMTGEQARESLVDASLSRCLELGRGLRDARDEKVDPVEVVTRMLGGREIGGGKVADVQRATTTGFARGQARITSEGGELTLSFQNEHLVASHEGQTLVTTPDLIMVLEAESGEPITTEGLRYGQRVRVVAAPSDERWHSPEGLALAGPDYFGYDTPAHRYDGSTGLAGTEHSA; this is encoded by the coding sequence ATGCAGATCACGACCGACCACGTCCCCGACCTGGCCCGCGGGGCCGCCCTGCTCGGCACCGGTGGCGGGGGAGACCCGCACATCGGCGCGCTGTTGGCCCGCCAAGCGCTCGTTGAGCACGGCCCGATCGCGGTCGAACCGCTCGGTTCGATCCCCAACGACGCCTTGGTCCTTTCGGTCGCGATGATGGGCGCCCCGACCGTCATGGTGGAGAAGCTCCCCGGTCTGACCGAGATCGTCGCCCCGGTCCGGGCCGTGGAGAAGCACCTCGGCCGCCAGGTGACCCACCTTCTGTGCGCGGAGGTCGGCGGGGTGAACTCGACCGTCCCGGTAGCGGCCGCAGCTGCTCTCGGCCTCCCGCTGCTGGACGCGGACGGAATGGGTCGTGCTTTCCCCGAACTCCAGATGGTGCTGCCCACCCTCTACGGCATCTCGGCCTCACCCATCGGGTTCGCGGACGAGAAGGGCAATAGTGGGGTGCTCGATACCGTGGACAACCGCTGGACCGAGCGCATCGCCCGCGTGGCCTGCGTCGAGATGGGCTGCTCGATCATGATCGCCACGTTCGCCATGACCGGGGAGCAGGCACGGGAGTCCTTGGTTGATGCCTCCTTGAGCCGTTGCCTGGAGCTCGGCCGTGGTCTTCGTGACGCCCGGGACGAGAAGGTCGACCCCGTCGAGGTCGTCACCCGCATGCTCGGTGGGCGCGAGATCGGCGGCGGCAAGGTCGCCGACGTGCAGCGAGCCACCACGACCGGCTTCGCCCGTGGCCAGGCTCGCATCACCTCAGAGGGCGGGGAGTTGACACTCTCGTTCCAGAACGAGCACCTCGTCGCCTCCCATGAGGGCCAGACCCTCGTGACCACCCCGGACCTCATCATGGTGCTCGAGGCCGAGTCCGGCGAGCCGATCACCACCGAGGGCCTGCGCTACGGCCAGCGGGTGCGGGTCGTCGCCGCGCCCTCGGACGAGCGCTGGCACTCGCCGGAGGGCCTCGCGCTCGCCGGCCCCGACTACTTCGGCTATGACACCCCGGCGCACCGCTACGACGGCAGCACCGGGCTGGCCGGGACGGAGCACTCCGCATGA
- a CDS encoding hydantoinase/oxoprolinase N-terminal domain-containing protein — MHIGIDVGGTNTDAVLMDGTRVLAGVKESTSPDVTSGIATAIGLLRDQHPFEGPQVDAVMIGTTHFINALVEARRLAPTAALRLGLPATAALPPMVDWPQRLVGAIEGRAYLAHGGYEFDGRPISPLGEDEIRRHAGDMAAHGIRSVAVSSVFSPVNHDLEVRAAELLRSELGDDVSISLSHEIGRIGLLERENATIINAALRELAVSIVDGLSSAVRAEGIEAPIFLSQNDGTLMNEEFVRRYPVATFASGPTNSMRGAAATSGLANCAVVDVGGTTADVGLLVNGFPRETTTEVQVAGIRTNFRMPDVLSIGIGGGSIVDLETGEVGPESVGYRLTQEARVFGGSTLTATDIAVALGRADIGDASLVADVDLDFARRVTERIAERVSEAVDRMRTTSDPISVVAVGGGSVLLPDELPLFGTVVRPEQYAVANAIGASIAQVGGEVDKVVAVAPGERDATLDAVRQEAVDKAVAAGASPRSVEIVDFDEVPIPYLPGNATRVRAKAVGDLQMGN; from the coding sequence ATGCACATCGGCATCGACGTCGGCGGTACCAACACGGACGCCGTGCTCATGGACGGCACCCGCGTGCTCGCCGGGGTCAAGGAGTCCACCAGCCCGGACGTCACCAGCGGCATCGCCACCGCCATCGGTCTGCTGCGCGACCAGCACCCCTTCGAGGGTCCCCAGGTCGACGCGGTGATGATCGGCACCACCCACTTCATCAACGCCCTCGTGGAGGCCCGCCGCCTGGCGCCCACGGCCGCCCTGCGCCTCGGACTGCCCGCCACGGCCGCCCTGCCGCCGATGGTGGACTGGCCGCAGCGCCTGGTCGGCGCCATCGAGGGCCGCGCCTACCTCGCCCACGGCGGGTACGAGTTCGACGGCCGCCCGATCTCGCCGCTGGGTGAGGACGAGATCCGCCGCCACGCGGGCGACATGGCCGCGCACGGCATCCGCTCGGTCGCCGTCTCCAGCGTCTTCAGCCCGGTCAACCACGACCTCGAGGTGCGCGCCGCAGAGCTGCTCCGTAGCGAGCTGGGCGATGACGTGAGCATCTCCCTGAGCCACGAGATCGGCCGGATCGGCCTGCTTGAGCGGGAGAACGCGACGATCATCAACGCCGCCCTGCGCGAACTCGCCGTCTCCATCGTCGACGGGCTCAGCAGCGCCGTGCGCGCCGAGGGCATTGAGGCCCCGATCTTCCTCAGCCAGAACGACGGCACGCTCATGAATGAGGAGTTCGTGCGCCGCTACCCGGTGGCCACGTTCGCCTCCGGCCCGACCAACTCGATGCGGGGCGCCGCGGCCACCAGCGGACTGGCCAACTGCGCCGTCGTCGACGTGGGCGGCACGACCGCCGACGTGGGTCTGCTCGTCAACGGCTTCCCGCGCGAGACCACCACCGAGGTGCAGGTCGCCGGCATTCGCACGAACTTCCGGATGCCGGACGTGCTCTCGATCGGCATCGGCGGCGGCAGCATCGTCGACCTCGAGACCGGCGAGGTCGGCCCGGAGTCGGTCGGCTACCGCCTCACCCAGGAGGCGCGCGTCTTCGGTGGCTCCACCCTCACCGCGACCGACATCGCCGTCGCCCTCGGCCGCGCCGACATCGGCGATGCCTCGCTGGTGGCGGACGTGGACCTCGACTTCGCGCGCAGGGTCACCGAGCGGATCGCCGAGCGGGTCAGCGAGGCGGTCGACCGCATGCGTACGACCTCCGACCCGATCAGCGTCGTCGCCGTGGGCGGTGGCTCGGTGCTGCTCCCCGACGAGCTGCCCCTCTTCGGCACGGTGGTGCGCCCCGAGCAGTACGCGGTGGCCAACGCCATCGGCGCCTCGATCGCGCAGGTCGGCGGCGAGGTCGACAAGGTTGTCGCCGTCGCCCCAGGCGAGCGCGACGCCACGCTCGATGCGGTGCGGCAGGAGGCGGTCGACAAGGCCGTCGCCGCCGGCGCCAGCCCGCGCTCGGTGGAGATCGTCGACTTCGACGAGGTGCCGATCCCGTACCTGCCCGGCAACGCCACGCGCGTGCGCGCCAAGGCTGTCGGCGACCTGCAGATGGGGAACTGA
- a CDS encoding purine-cytosine permease family protein, with amino-acid sequence MASTAALDDHGLGRVPRSERKHWFGIAVQRFGQVSALSQFLLGATLGYGMGFWDAALAFLLGSVVLEVVMCVVGIIGQREGMQTSLLARWTGFGEIGSSLVGLAIAFSLIGWFGIQSAISAESLDSLMPGVLPVWLWCLLFGLVVTAIVVFGFGGMQLLANITVPLFLVLVGWSIISELSQHSLGELVSQAPPGAATGETLTVLQGTGLVAGGLIVGAIITADMTRYNRSAGDVVRQTVLGVTLGEFGIGLAGVLLAHAAGSGNVVAIITSSVGLVGLVIVITGTLKINDWNLYSSSLGLLNFVSTTFNRALPRTATTIVMGVVGSVLAAVGILESFTPFLILLSAAFPPIAGIMVAEYFIVKRWRPDLEASRAQGVLPPAAPRVVPATLVIWAVSALVGHFVTWGIPSITALVLSMVLYTLAGKAGLVRGLGEARTDNDRPVGGAPAIRTADTH; translated from the coding sequence ATGGCATCCACCGCCGCACTTGATGACCACGGCCTCGGCCGTGTGCCCCGGAGCGAGCGCAAGCACTGGTTCGGCATCGCTGTCCAGCGCTTCGGTCAGGTCTCCGCCCTCAGCCAGTTCCTGCTCGGCGCAACCCTCGGTTACGGCATGGGCTTCTGGGACGCGGCGCTCGCGTTCCTCCTCGGCTCCGTGGTGCTCGAGGTCGTCATGTGCGTCGTCGGCATCATCGGGCAGCGCGAGGGCATGCAGACCTCGCTCCTGGCCCGCTGGACCGGCTTCGGCGAAATCGGCTCCTCCCTGGTGGGCCTGGCCATCGCATTCAGCCTCATCGGCTGGTTCGGCATCCAGAGCGCCATCTCGGCCGAGTCCCTCGACTCCCTGATGCCCGGCGTCCTGCCCGTCTGGCTCTGGTGCCTGCTGTTCGGCCTCGTCGTCACCGCGATCGTCGTCTTCGGCTTCGGCGGCATGCAGCTGCTCGCCAACATCACGGTGCCGCTCTTCCTGGTCCTGGTCGGCTGGTCGATCATCTCCGAGCTCTCCCAGCACTCGCTGGGCGAGCTCGTGAGCCAGGCCCCGCCGGGCGCCGCCACCGGCGAGACGCTCACCGTCCTGCAGGGCACCGGCCTGGTCGCCGGCGGGCTCATCGTCGGCGCGATCATCACCGCTGACATGACCCGCTACAACCGCTCCGCCGGCGATGTGGTGCGCCAGACCGTCCTGGGCGTCACCCTCGGCGAGTTCGGCATCGGCCTGGCGGGCGTGCTGCTGGCCCACGCGGCCGGCTCGGGAAACGTCGTCGCCATCATCACCAGCTCGGTCGGCCTTGTCGGCCTGGTCATCGTCATCACCGGCACGCTGAAGATCAACGACTGGAACCTCTACTCGTCCTCGCTGGGGCTGCTCAACTTCGTCTCCACGACCTTCAATCGCGCCCTGCCTCGCACGGCCACCACGATCGTCATGGGCGTCGTCGGCTCGGTCCTCGCCGCCGTGGGCATCCTCGAGTCCTTCACCCCTTTCCTGATCCTGCTCTCCGCAGCCTTCCCGCCCATCGCCGGGATCATGGTGGCCGAGTACTTCATCGTGAAGCGCTGGCGCCCGGACCTGGAGGCCTCCCGCGCCCAGGGCGTGCTGCCCCCCGCCGCGCCGCGCGTCGTACCCGCCACCCTCGTCATCTGGGCGGTGTCCGCCCTGGTCGGCCACTTCGTCACCTGGGGCATCCCGTCCATCACGGCCCTGGTGCTCTCGATGGTGCTCTACACGCTCGCCGGCAAGGCCGGCCTCGTGCGTGGCCTCGGCGAGGCCCGCACCGACAACGACCGCCCGGTTGGTGGCGCGCCCGCCATCCGCACCGCGGACACCCACTGA
- a CDS encoding IS30 family transposase, with the protein MQGKHGHLSREQKQLALRLHAKGWRLVDIAKEVGCSAPMVGIMARAGRHVEARPFGWEPRHGCLRIDEREQILIGINRGDTFTAIARQLGRAVSTVSREVKRGGGRAGYSAWHAHEHAREQARRPKRFKLAPGRLLEEVAKRLEQLWSPQEIAARLRLDHADDPEMRVSHETIYQSLFVQGRGELRRELARCLRSGRATRRPRGTTDGRGRIPGMVMLSERPGEADDRAVPGHWEGDLILGEGSRSAVGTLVERSTRMTLLLHLPDGKSAEQVEAAMREAITTLPTSLARTITWDQGAEMSKHAAFTTATGIPIYFCDPHSPWQRGSNENTNGLLRQYLPKGSDLSTVTREELDAIQDSLNGRPRKTLGYLTPSEKLAEFLAPTA; encoded by the coding sequence ATGCAGGGCAAGCACGGTCATCTCAGTCGGGAGCAGAAGCAGCTCGCGCTCAGGTTGCATGCCAAGGGCTGGCGGCTGGTCGACATCGCGAAGGAGGTCGGTTGCAGCGCGCCGATGGTTGGCATCATGGCCCGCGCTGGCAGGCACGTCGAGGCCAGGCCGTTCGGCTGGGAACCACGTCACGGCTGCCTGAGGATCGACGAGCGCGAGCAGATCCTGATCGGGATCAACCGCGGCGACACCTTCACGGCGATCGCGCGCCAGCTGGGTCGGGCCGTGTCCACTGTCAGTCGCGAGGTGAAGCGCGGTGGTGGCCGAGCCGGGTACTCGGCCTGGCACGCCCACGAGCATGCCCGCGAGCAGGCTCGACGGCCCAAGCGGTTCAAGCTCGCACCGGGCCGACTCCTCGAGGAGGTGGCCAAGCGTCTCGAGCAGCTGTGGTCACCCCAGGAGATCGCCGCGCGCCTCCGGTTGGATCACGCCGACGACCCGGAGATGCGCGTGAGCCACGAGACGATCTACCAGTCGCTGTTCGTGCAGGGACGCGGCGAGCTGCGTCGCGAGCTGGCCCGGTGCCTGCGGTCCGGCCGCGCCACTCGCAGGCCCCGTGGGACCACCGACGGCCGTGGCCGAATCCCCGGCATGGTGATGCTCAGCGAGCGTCCTGGCGAGGCAGATGACCGTGCAGTACCGGGTCACTGGGAAGGCGATCTGATCCTCGGGGAAGGCAGCCGCAGTGCAGTCGGCACCCTCGTGGAACGATCCACCCGGATGACGCTCTTGCTGCACCTGCCAGACGGGAAGAGCGCTGAGCAGGTAGAGGCCGCGATGCGTGAAGCGATCACGACGTTGCCCACGTCATTGGCCAGGACGATCACGTGGGACCAAGGCGCCGAGATGTCCAAGCACGCCGCGTTCACCACGGCCACCGGGATCCCGATCTACTTCTGCGACCCGCACTCGCCGTGGCAGCGTGGCAGCAACGAGAACACCAACGGGCTGCTGCGCCAGTACCTCCCCAAGGGCAGTGACCTGAGCACCGTCACCCGCGAGGAGCTCGACGCGATCCAGGACAGCCTCAACGGCCGGCCACGCAAGACGCTGGGCTATCTGACACCATCAGAGAAGCTCGCAGAGTTCCTTGCGCCCACCGCTTGA